Proteins encoded within one genomic window of Phototrophicus methaneseepsis:
- a CDS encoding TVP38/TMEM64 family protein: MPDSTQQTPKRQYSAKSYSEPHPTPQIPTEAPGEERYTQNPIREQISVADKQIEEKRPIRELIVGGLAFAVFLGVVTVGINAIGLGRIQQFIEDAGPMAPVAYIGLKAATYVFAPLTSGPIQVVAGAIFGNVWLGVLYTLIGEVLGGSISFWIARAFGRPVVQRMVGKSGMTQVEEFYKTRMGGWRSLAVARLILFSVWDFLSYAAGLAPVRFISYLLVSIIVGFFPTLIFVGLGTTAIQDGSSLILIYGLVAVLIILPIMFRKPLERLLAAGNAPKSK, encoded by the coding sequence ATGCCGGACTCCACACAGCAGACCCCTAAACGCCAATATTCGGCCAAGTCTTATTCTGAGCCTCATCCTACACCACAGATACCGACTGAGGCACCGGGTGAGGAACGATACACGCAAAACCCCATACGCGAACAGATTTCTGTTGCAGATAAGCAGATTGAAGAGAAGCGCCCGATACGGGAATTGATCGTTGGGGGACTGGCGTTTGCTGTTTTCCTCGGTGTTGTGACGGTGGGCATTAACGCCATTGGGCTAGGTCGCATCCAGCAATTTATTGAGGATGCCGGACCGATGGCCCCGGTGGCGTATATTGGGCTGAAGGCTGCAACGTATGTTTTTGCGCCGCTGACGAGCGGCCCTATACAGGTTGTGGCCGGGGCGATATTTGGCAATGTGTGGTTAGGCGTTTTATATACGCTGATAGGGGAAGTATTGGGTGGCAGCATCAGCTTCTGGATTGCGCGTGCATTTGGTCGCCCTGTGGTTCAGCGTATGGTCGGCAAGAGCGGTATGACGCAGGTTGAGGAATTTTACAAGACGCGTATGGGGGGCTGGCGTTCGCTGGCTGTTGCGCGCCTGATCCTCTTCTCTGTGTGGGATTTCTTAAGCTATGCTGCTGGCTTAGCGCCTGTACGTTTTATCAGTTACTTGCTCGTTTCGATTATTGTCGGCTTCTTCCCAACGCTGATCTTTGTTGGTTTAGGTACGACTGCTATCCAGGATGGTTCCTCGCTAATCCTGATTTATGGGCTGGTTGCTGTGTTAATCATCCTGCCGATTATGTTTCGTAAGCCGCTTGAGCGCTTACTCGCAGCTGGGAATGCGCCTAAGTCGAAGTAA